A window of Magnetococcales bacterium contains these coding sequences:
- a CDS encoding B12-binding domain-containing radical SAM protein produces the protein MDNKVTNERSERRTRTRVVLVRGPIVFSDNSINNEAVPSIGMAYLLGYLRKQGIEALLIDAIAEGLNQSWPIPNLPGFRAHGLTFDRIVQMVPVDADLIGFSLMFSGEWPVQRSLIQRLREHCPKALFLGGGEHATALAEYILRDCPELDLCVHGEGEEVLANVAECLFRGEDPRLLTGVSFLDDQGVFQQQPAHPRIRSIDRIPWPHWPEGYLEKFWQAGKSYGVQSERDMPLMISRGCPYRCTFCSSEEMWTTRYILRDVADVVDEITTYIQKYDIKAIQLYDLTAITNKTWAIAFCNRLLEKNIAIQWSLPSGTRSEALDEESLTLFQKTGCNYLVYAPESGSQETLKAIAKKISLDRMVDSLRVAHKLGLVLRTNLIIGFPGETLRQMVKTFLFGFRLAFLGVDEVSINIFSPYPGTVIFKNLVQSGRLVINDSYFMALTSLNGDYSRLPLLTFNDHVGPKALGAYRLFFMTTNYMIGYLSRPYRIWRTLRVLLTGRHAETVLEHRLKDLIARKKGENRSNPNRQ, from the coding sequence ATGGACAACAAAGTGACGAATGAACGATCGGAAAGAAGAACCAGGACCCGTGTCGTCCTGGTCCGGGGTCCCATCGTATTCTCGGACAATTCCATCAACAATGAGGCGGTTCCCTCCATTGGCATGGCCTATCTTCTGGGTTATCTCCGGAAACAAGGGATCGAAGCCCTGCTGATCGATGCCATCGCCGAAGGGCTCAACCAATCCTGGCCAATTCCAAATCTTCCTGGATTTCGGGCGCATGGCCTCACCTTTGACCGCATCGTCCAAATGGTTCCAGTGGATGCCGACCTCATTGGCTTCTCACTGATGTTTTCCGGAGAATGGCCCGTACAACGGTCCTTGATCCAAAGACTCCGGGAACATTGCCCCAAGGCATTGTTCCTGGGCGGCGGCGAACACGCCACCGCCCTGGCCGAATATATCCTCCGGGATTGTCCAGAACTGGATCTGTGTGTTCACGGCGAGGGAGAAGAGGTCCTGGCCAACGTGGCGGAATGTCTGTTCCGGGGTGAAGATCCCCGACTGTTGACAGGGGTCTCCTTTCTGGATGATCAAGGCGTCTTTCAGCAACAACCGGCGCATCCACGCATCCGCTCCATCGACCGGATTCCCTGGCCACATTGGCCGGAAGGCTATCTGGAAAAATTCTGGCAGGCGGGAAAATCCTACGGCGTGCAGTCGGAACGCGACATGCCGCTGATGATTTCCCGCGGCTGTCCCTACCGATGCACCTTCTGTTCAAGCGAGGAAATGTGGACTACCCGCTATATCCTGCGCGACGTCGCGGATGTCGTCGATGAGATCACAACTTATATTCAGAAGTACGACATCAAGGCCATCCAACTCTACGATCTGACGGCAATCACCAATAAAACCTGGGCCATCGCCTTCTGCAACCGTCTCCTGGAGAAAAATATCGCCATCCAATGGTCCCTCCCCTCCGGAACCCGCAGCGAAGCGCTCGATGAAGAAAGCCTGACCCTGTTCCAGAAGACCGGGTGCAACTACCTGGTCTACGCCCCGGAAAGCGGTTCCCAGGAAACGCTCAAGGCCATCGCCAAGAAAATATCACTGGACCGCATGGTGGATTCCCTGCGGGTGGCCCACAAACTGGGTCTGGTGCTACGGACCAACCTGATCATCGGTTTCCCCGGAGAAACACTCCGCCAGATGGTCAAAACTTTTCTGTTCGGCTTCAGGTTGGCCTTCCTGGGAGTCGATGAGGTCAGCATCAACATTTTTTCTCCCTATCCCGGAACAGTCATCTTCAAAAACCTGGTGCAATCGGGCCGTTTGGTCATCAACGATTCGTATTTCATGGCCTTGACCTCCTTGAACGGCGATTATTCACGCCTGCCGCTCCTGACGTTCAACGACCATGTCGGCCCAAAAGCATTGGGAGCCTATCGACTATTTTTTATGACTACAAATTACATGATTGGTTATTTGAGCCGGCCCTACCGCATCTGGCGGACCCTGCGGGTTCTTTTGACAGGCCGTCATGCCGAAACCGTCCTCGAACACCGCCTGAAGGATCTGATCGCCCGGAAAAAAGGCGAAAACCGGTCAAACCCCAACCGGCAATGA
- a CDS encoding glycosyl hydrolase family 57 produces MNQLPDSLDGLPNLSGSDEWLDQILAGDRERPVFLSESDRSFSSIQSAFAITLHMHQPLVPAGRGPLHEAEVISNLKFMMDHPGMGDNHNAPVFLDCYRRMGRIIKQLVHEGRSPRVMFDYSGTLFHGLKKMGADDAIADLREITQSPDYRRCVEWLGVPWGHPVAPSTPVADYRLHVAAWRHHFAAIFGVEALRRVRGFSPSEMALPNHPDVAWHFVRTLKENGYQWVLVQEHTVEEPETGAPSRQPYLPHRLVCTHSDGRSESIIAIIKTQGSDTKLVGQMQPYYEAKGRPLVSLAGKTIPPLVTQIADGENGGVMMNEFPPKYIDVMRECSGSRHPAMNVTEYLEHLLASGVRDIDLPIVQPLFQRRIWERMRPGAGPESLALVIADLKKEDAHFHIDGGSWTHHISWVKGYEHVLGPMEEASVLFHQKIPDPKAVAHEYRYRNALFHLLTSQTSCYRYWGEGMWTDFGRELCRRTMDILKYDF; encoded by the coding sequence ATGAACCAACTGCCTGACTCCCTCGATGGTCTGCCCAATCTGTCCGGTTCGGACGAATGGCTCGACCAGATCCTGGCCGGTGATCGGGAACGCCCTGTTTTCCTTTCGGAAAGCGATCGATCCTTTTCATCCATCCAAAGTGCCTTCGCCATCACTCTGCACATGCACCAGCCCCTGGTCCCGGCAGGTCGCGGACCCTTGCACGAAGCGGAGGTCATCAGCAATTTGAAGTTCATGATGGATCACCCCGGAATGGGCGATAACCATAATGCGCCAGTCTTTCTCGACTGTTATCGCCGCATGGGCCGGATCATCAAACAATTGGTTCACGAAGGGCGATCCCCGCGGGTCATGTTCGACTATTCGGGCACCTTGTTTCATGGACTAAAAAAAATGGGGGCCGATGATGCGATCGCCGATCTTCGGGAGATCACCCAATCGCCCGACTATCGCCGGTGCGTGGAGTGGCTGGGGGTTCCCTGGGGCCATCCGGTGGCCCCCTCGACCCCGGTCGCGGACTACCGTCTTCATGTCGCGGCCTGGCGCCATCATTTCGCGGCCATTTTCGGAGTCGAGGCACTCCGCCGGGTCCGGGGTTTTTCCCCTTCGGAGATGGCCCTGCCCAATCATCCCGATGTCGCCTGGCATTTTGTACGCACCCTCAAGGAAAACGGTTACCAGTGGGTCCTGGTGCAGGAACACACCGTCGAAGAACCCGAGACCGGCGCCCCCTCCCGACAACCTTATCTGCCCCACCGCCTGGTCTGCACCCATTCCGATGGCCGCAGCGAAAGCATCATCGCCATCATCAAAACCCAGGGATCCGACACCAAACTGGTCGGACAGATGCAACCCTACTACGAGGCCAAAGGACGTCCCCTTGTTTCCCTGGCGGGAAAAACCATTCCACCCCTCGTGACCCAGATTGCCGATGGCGAAAACGGCGGGGTGATGATGAACGAATTTCCCCCCAAATACATCGACGTCATGCGGGAATGTTCCGGCAGCCGGCATCCCGCCATGAATGTGACCGAATACCTGGAACATTTGCTGGCCTCGGGGGTTCGGGACATCGATTTACCGATCGTGCAACCCCTGTTTCAACGACGCATCTGGGAGCGCATGCGCCCTGGCGCCGGTCCCGAATCCCTTGCCCTGGTGATCGCGGATCTTAAAAAGGAAGACGCCCATTTCCATATCGACGGCGGATCATGGACCCATCACATTTCCTGGGTCAAAGGATACGAACACGTTCTGGGCCCCATGGAAGAGGCCAGCGTCCTGTTCCATCAAAAAATCCCCGATCCCAAAGCCGTCGCCCACGAATACCGCTATCGCAACGCCCTGTTCCACCTCCTGACCTCGCAGACAAGCTGCTACCGTTACTGGGGTGAGGGAATGTGGACCGATTTTGGTCGCGAATTGTGTCGCAGGACAATGGATATATTAAAGTATGACTTTTAA
- a CDS encoding glycogen synthase has translation MYIVTISSELAPAAKVGGLADMVYGLTRELRIRGNAVEVILPKYDCIRYDHVWGLAVCYDNLWVPWWNGAIHCTVHSGHVHGQLCFFIDPHSNDHFFNRGSFYGFHDEAMRYAFFTRAALEFMYKSGKRPDIIHSHDWQTGLTAPLLYEIYAPLGMTNSRVIHTIHNFKHQGHAGMEALYATGLNHPEHYFSLERMGDDHNPFAINFTKSAIVYANFVTTVSRKHAWEAMHTDQGYGMGHTLHRFSSKFGGVLNGLDYEMWNPEWDPHIPHHFSVQDADDLPGKRANKTALRQRLLLADCDRPIVSYVGRLDTQKGVHLIRHALFTAIQNHAQFILLGTSPEYGINDYFWHLKHHLNDNPHCHLEIGFNEELSRLIYAGSDMFIVPSLFEPCGLTQMIAMRYGTVPIVRAVGGLVDTVFDWDFAPKPMEEKNGFVFESADYAGIESALFRAFGLYHNHEFWKRIRTNGLNMDYSWNHPGQDYLNIYEFIRHK, from the coding sequence ATGTATATCGTGACTATTTCTTCAGAACTCGCCCCGGCAGCCAAGGTGGGCGGGCTTGCCGACATGGTGTATGGATTGACCCGGGAATTGCGCATCCGGGGAAATGCCGTTGAAGTGATTCTGCCCAAATATGATTGCATCCGCTATGATCATGTCTGGGGGTTGGCGGTATGTTATGACAATCTGTGGGTCCCCTGGTGGAATGGCGCCATCCACTGTACGGTCCATTCGGGTCACGTTCATGGCCAACTCTGTTTTTTCATCGATCCACATTCCAATGACCATTTCTTCAATCGTGGCTCCTTCTATGGCTTCCACGACGAAGCGATGCGTTACGCCTTTTTCACCCGGGCCGCCCTTGAATTCATGTACAAATCGGGAAAGCGACCCGACATCATCCATTCGCATGACTGGCAGACGGGCCTGACGGCGCCGCTTCTCTACGAAATCTATGCCCCCCTGGGGATGACGAATTCCCGGGTCATCCATACCATCCACAATTTCAAGCACCAGGGCCATGCCGGCATGGAAGCCCTGTATGCCACCGGACTCAATCATCCGGAACATTATTTTTCTCTGGAGCGCATGGGGGACGACCACAACCCCTTTGCCATCAATTTTACCAAGTCCGCCATCGTCTATGCCAATTTTGTCACGACCGTCTCACGGAAACATGCCTGGGAGGCGATGCATACCGATCAGGGCTACGGCATGGGTCACACGCTGCACCGATTCAGTTCAAAGTTTGGCGGCGTCCTGAACGGACTGGATTATGAAATGTGGAACCCTGAATGGGATCCGCACATTCCGCACCATTTTTCGGTTCAGGATGCGGACGATCTTCCGGGAAAGCGCGCCAACAAGACCGCTCTGCGTCAGCGTCTGTTGTTGGCAGATTGCGACCGACCGATCGTCTCCTATGTTGGCCGCCTCGATACCCAGAAGGGGGTCCACCTGATCCGCCATGCCCTGTTCACCGCCATCCAGAACCATGCCCAGTTCATCCTTCTGGGGACGAGTCCCGAATATGGCATCAACGATTATTTCTGGCACCTGAAGCATCATCTCAACGACAACCCCCACTGCCACCTTGAAATCGGCTTCAATGAGGAATTGTCGCGACTGATCTATGCCGGGTCGGACATGTTCATCGTTCCCAGCCTGTTCGAACCCTGCGGATTGACGCAGATGATCGCCATGCGCTACGGCACCGTTCCCATCGTGCGTGCGGTCGGCGGGCTGGTCGATACCGTCTTCGACTGGGATTTCGCCCCCAAGCCCATGGAGGAAAAAAACGGCTTTGTCTTCGAATCGGCTGATTATGCCGGGATCGAGTCGGCATTGTTTCGTGCGTTCGGCCTCTACCACAATCATGAGTTCTGGAAAAGAATCCGCACCAATGGCCTAAACATGGATTATTCGTGGAACCATCCGGGTCAGGATTATCTCAATATCTACGAGTTCATCCGCCACAAATGA
- the glgB gene encoding 1,4-alpha-glucan branching protein GlgB, giving the protein MTHHNQESGIVLHPHYFIDQVVNGYCRDPFAFLGMHSLEDGSMVVRTFQPGAVYVELVDRDSGNHLGRMELIHDWGLFAMHLRHPPGPFDHRFIADFGSGPVVMEDPYRLPPILGELDVHLFSEGRHWRLFEHLGAHPRSIQGMEGTMFAVWAPNAQRVSVVGNFNNWDGRRHPMRLRQECGIWELFVPQVHPGELYKFEIKGPFGDLQPNKSDPFAFASELPPGNASIVQGPSTYAWNDQSWMEQRQSHDYYHSPMSIYEIHLGSWRRKPEEGNRSLSYRELADELVPYLKDLCFTHVEFLPLSEFPFEGSWGYQPTALFAPTCRYGQPDDLRYLVDRLHQAGIGVIMDWVVGHFPTDSHGLARFDGTALYEHEDPRRGFHPDWNTLVYNFGRKEVSNFLIANALYWIEQFHLDALRVDAVASMLYNDYARQSGEWIPNQYGGKENLEAIEFIRTLNTKVYEEGHGAITIAEESTAWPQVSRPIDAGGLGFGFKWNMGWMNDTLEYMHKEPIHRSHHHNHLTFGMLYCFHENFILPLSHDEVVHGKGSLLDQMTGDAWQKFANLRCYYTFMFTYPGKKLLFMGNEFAQGQQWNHNVSLDWHLLEQVPFHQGIWRAVQDLNRLYGGLLSLHDLDHDPAGFEWIECNDHHQSILSWIRRGRSSGDIVIVCNFTPVVRGNFHLGINNPGFYTEIFNSDSEKYSGSNVGNGGRVHSVQTPAHGRPHSLPLTLPPLGALILIHQQSGDDQRNFTSDSSGQKIAENVARSGTEHSSSMHVP; this is encoded by the coding sequence ATGACACATCACAACCAGGAATCGGGTATCGTACTTCATCCGCATTACTTCATCGATCAGGTTGTCAACGGCTATTGCCGGGACCCGTTTGCCTTCCTTGGGATGCATTCTCTCGAAGATGGTTCCATGGTTGTCCGAACCTTTCAACCTGGGGCCGTGTATGTCGAACTGGTCGATCGCGATTCCGGCAACCACCTGGGTCGCATGGAATTGATTCATGACTGGGGGCTGTTCGCCATGCATCTGCGTCACCCTCCGGGTCCTTTCGATCACCGGTTTATCGCCGATTTCGGTTCCGGCCCCGTCGTCATGGAAGATCCCTACCGGCTTCCCCCGATCCTTGGAGAATTGGATGTCCATCTGTTTTCCGAGGGGCGTCACTGGCGCCTGTTCGAACATCTCGGCGCCCATCCCCGCTCGATCCAGGGCATGGAGGGGACGATGTTCGCGGTCTGGGCCCCCAACGCCCAGAGGGTGAGCGTCGTCGGCAACTTCAACAACTGGGACGGGCGGCGCCACCCCATGCGACTGCGACAGGAATGCGGCATCTGGGAATTGTTCGTCCCCCAGGTCCACCCCGGAGAACTCTACAAGTTCGAGATCAAGGGACCCTTCGGTGACCTGCAACCCAACAAATCCGACCCCTTCGCCTTCGCCTCCGAACTTCCCCCCGGAAACGCCTCCATCGTCCAGGGACCAAGCACCTACGCCTGGAACGACCAGTCGTGGATGGAACAACGGCAGAGTCACGATTATTATCATTCGCCGATGAGTATCTACGAGATTCACCTTGGATCGTGGCGGCGCAAACCCGAAGAGGGCAATCGCAGCCTTTCCTATCGCGAACTCGCCGATGAACTCGTCCCCTACCTCAAGGATCTGTGCTTTACCCATGTCGAATTTTTGCCCCTGTCGGAATTTCCGTTCGAAGGATCCTGGGGCTATCAACCAACCGCCCTGTTTGCCCCCACCTGCCGTTACGGTCAACCCGACGATCTGCGCTACTTGGTGGATCGTCTGCATCAGGCAGGGATCGGGGTCATCATGGACTGGGTCGTCGGCCATTTTCCCACCGACAGCCATGGCCTGGCCCGATTCGATGGCACCGCGCTCTACGAACATGAAGACCCGCGACGTGGCTTCCATCCCGACTGGAACACTTTGGTCTACAACTTTGGTCGAAAGGAGGTCAGCAATTTCCTGATTGCCAACGCCCTTTACTGGATCGAACAATTCCATCTTGACGCACTCAGGGTCGATGCAGTCGCCTCCATGCTCTACAACGACTATGCGCGTCAATCCGGCGAATGGATTCCCAACCAGTACGGCGGCAAGGAAAACCTTGAAGCCATCGAGTTCATCCGTACCCTCAACACCAAGGTCTACGAGGAAGGCCATGGCGCCATTACCATCGCCGAGGAATCGACCGCCTGGCCCCAGGTATCGCGTCCCATCGATGCCGGTGGCTTGGGGTTCGGTTTCAAATGGAACATGGGATGGATGAACGATACCCTGGAATACATGCACAAGGAACCGATCCATCGTTCCCATCATCACAACCATCTGACCTTTGGCATGCTCTATTGTTTCCATGAAAACTTCATCCTGCCGCTGTCCCACGATGAAGTGGTCCACGGCAAGGGTTCCCTGTTGGATCAGATGACCGGCGATGCCTGGCAAAAATTTGCCAATCTGCGTTGCTATTACACCTTCATGTTCACCTATCCCGGCAAAAAACTGCTGTTCATGGGCAACGAATTTGCCCAGGGACAACAATGGAACCATAACGTCAGCCTGGATTGGCATCTTCTGGAACAGGTTCCCTTTCATCAAGGGATCTGGCGGGCGGTTCAGGATTTGAACCGGCTCTATGGCGGACTGCTGTCGTTGCATGACCTGGACCATGATCCGGCAGGCTTCGAATGGATCGAATGCAACGACCACCATCAAAGCATTCTCTCCTGGATTCGCCGTGGCCGGAGTTCCGGAGACATCGTCATCGTCTGCAACTTCACCCCCGTCGTCCGGGGGAATTTTCACCTGGGAATCAACAATCCCGGATTTTATACCGAAATTTTCAACAGCGATTCGGAAAAATACAGTGGGTCCAACGTCGGCAATGGTGGACGGGTCCATTCTGTGCAGACCCCGGCCCACGGTCGCCCGCACTCGCTCCCTCTGACCTTGCCTCCCCTGGGAGCATTGATCTTGATCCACCAGCAATCCGGAGATGACCAGAGGAACTTTACTTCCGATTCCTCGGGACAGAAAATTGCCGAAAACGTCGCCCGATCCGGAACGGAGCATTCATCATCCATGCACGTTCCTTGA
- a CDS encoding radical SAM protein — MSRDPYRIDDHKLIYHPARAAQVLAVAGEWERARRVYPIYLEIAPVGACNHRCVFCAVDYIGYQSVRLDYELLARRVPEMGRLGVKSIMYAGEGEPLLHKEMARIVTMTRNAGIDVAITTNASVLPPGFVETALECLSWLKVSINAGTAATYAALHQTRESDFSKVIGNMTAMVRQKRDRRLSCTLGAQILLLEENSHEVETLAKICRDDIGLDYLVVKPYSQHLFSKTQRYREFDYQRFVAQGEALAHLNTDRFHIVFRGHTMKKLADGHRYERCYATPFLWGFVMANGTVSGCSAFLLDRRFEYGNIKEQTFQEIWEGEGRRRGFEHVMKELDISQCRVNCRMDEINRYLHRIDTQAVPHINFI, encoded by the coding sequence ATGAGCCGCGATCCCTACCGAATCGACGACCATAAATTGATCTATCATCCGGCCCGGGCTGCCCAGGTATTGGCGGTGGCTGGCGAATGGGAGCGGGCCCGACGGGTCTATCCCATCTATCTGGAAATCGCTCCGGTGGGGGCCTGCAATCATCGTTGCGTTTTCTGCGCCGTCGATTATATCGGTTACCAATCGGTCCGTCTGGATTATGAACTTCTGGCCAGGCGGGTTCCCGAAATGGGGCGTTTGGGGGTCAAAAGCATCATGTATGCCGGGGAAGGGGAACCCTTGCTGCACAAGGAGATGGCCCGGATCGTGACCATGACTCGAAACGCTGGCATCGATGTCGCCATCACCACCAATGCCTCGGTTCTTCCTCCCGGGTTTGTCGAAACCGCCCTTGAATGTCTTTCCTGGCTCAAGGTGTCCATCAATGCCGGGACCGCGGCCACCTATGCCGCGCTGCATCAGACCCGTGAGAGCGATTTTTCCAAGGTGATCGGCAACATGACCGCCATGGTGCGGCAAAAACGGGATCGGCGCCTTTCCTGTACCCTCGGGGCGCAGATTCTGCTGTTGGAAGAAAACAGTCACGAAGTCGAAACGCTGGCGAAAATTTGCCGCGACGACATCGGACTGGATTATCTGGTCGTCAAACCCTATTCGCAACATTTGTTCAGCAAGACGCAGCGTTACCGGGAGTTCGACTACCAACGCTTCGTGGCCCAGGGCGAGGCCCTGGCCCATTTGAACACCGACCGGTTTCACATCGTCTTTCGTGGCCACACCATGAAAAAACTGGCCGATGGCCATCGTTACGAACGGTGTTATGCCACGCCGTTCCTCTGGGGGTTTGTCATGGCCAATGGAACCGTTTCGGGATGCAGTGCCTTTCTGCTGGATCGACGTTTCGAATACGGCAACATCAAGGAACAGACCTTCCAGGAAATCTGGGAGGGAGAAGGCCGGCGCAGGGGGTTCGAACATGTCATGAAGGAATTGGACATTTCACAATGCCGCGTCAACTGCCGCATGGATGAAATCAACCGCTACCTTCATCGGATCGATACTCAAGCGGTGCCCCATATCAATTTCATCTGA
- a CDS encoding cysteine--tRNA ligase, which translates to MTAPTPEEIPLRLFNSWSRSIEDFHPLVSGEARIYSCGPTVYNHAHIGNLRAYVFTDTLRRTLNWKGYSVQHVINITDVGHLTSDQDEGEDKMELASRTMDQDIWKVAAHFTQAFKSDLAALDILQPTLWSTATDHIQEMIDFALALERGGTTYELESGLYFDTTQVPAYGSLALTPRDGQAEGARVERVEGKRNPTDFAIWRRSPTPGKRQMEWLSPWGAGAPGWHLECSVMSMKYLGRRFDIHTGGIDHREIHHCNEIAQNQAFSGDAHPGANWWMHNNFLIDRGGKMSKSRGQFSTLSSLVARGIHPLVFRLMCLSTHYRSEMEFSIESLAGQLVRLKRLVGAVTALRQGVEPAVWRRISDEIVFSSGAAFTWPRRFLEEGIPDEGRDILIRFDQELSQDLMIPRILPLLDETIHQGALSPEVRLRLLASMDLVLGLKLTTLVRDDLVLRPESAVLEREEIESLLGQRQSARKARDFASADQIRNRLVSAGVEIMDGQDPAWEWRPMLD; encoded by the coding sequence ATGACCGCACCCACCCCGGAAGAGATTCCCCTGCGACTTTTCAACAGTTGGAGCCGGAGCATCGAGGATTTTCATCCTCTGGTCTCCGGGGAGGCGCGGATCTATAGTTGCGGGCCGACGGTCTACAATCATGCCCATATCGGCAATCTGCGGGCCTACGTGTTTACCGATACCCTGCGTCGCACCCTCAATTGGAAGGGATATTCGGTTCAGCATGTGATCAACATCACCGACGTGGGCCACCTGACCTCGGACCAGGATGAAGGCGAGGACAAGATGGAACTGGCCTCCAGGACGATGGATCAGGACATCTGGAAGGTCGCCGCGCACTTTACCCAGGCGTTCAAGAGTGATCTGGCCGCGCTCGACATCCTGCAACCGACCCTGTGGAGTACCGCCACCGATCACATTCAGGAGATGATCGATTTTGCCTTGGCGCTGGAGCGGGGCGGGACGACCTACGAACTCGAATCGGGTTTGTATTTCGACACCACCCAGGTTCCCGCCTATGGGTCGCTTGCCCTGACGCCACGGGATGGACAGGCGGAAGGGGCCCGCGTCGAGCGGGTCGAGGGAAAGCGCAACCCCACCGATTTTGCCATCTGGCGCCGTTCGCCGACTCCGGGGAAACGGCAGATGGAATGGTTGTCCCCCTGGGGTGCGGGTGCGCCGGGATGGCATCTGGAGTGCTCGGTGATGAGCATGAAGTATTTGGGGCGACGCTTCGACATCCATACGGGGGGGATCGATCACCGCGAAATTCATCATTGCAACGAAATTGCCCAGAATCAGGCATTTTCGGGGGATGCCCATCCTGGCGCCAACTGGTGGATGCACAATAATTTCCTCATCGATCGTGGGGGCAAGATGTCCAAATCCAGGGGACAGTTTTCCACCTTGTCCTCGTTGGTTGCCCGAGGAATTCATCCGCTTGTCTTTCGTCTCATGTGCCTTTCGACCCACTACCGCTCCGAGATGGAGTTTTCGATCGAATCCCTCGCGGGTCAGTTGGTGCGTCTGAAGCGTTTGGTCGGGGCGGTGACGGCATTGCGTCAGGGTGTGGAACCGGCGGTCTGGCGGCGTATTTCCGATGAGATCGTTTTTTCCTCGGGGGCCGCGTTCACCTGGCCGCGAAGGTTTCTCGAAGAGGGGATTCCCGATGAAGGGCGGGACATTCTCATACGCTTCGACCAGGAGTTGTCGCAGGACTTGATGATTCCCCGAATTCTGCCGTTGCTCGATGAGACAATTCATCAGGGGGCGCTTTCTCCCGAGGTGCGATTGCGCCTTCTGGCCAGCATGGACCTGGTTCTTGGACTGAAACTGACGACCCTGGTTCGTGACGATCTGGTGCTGCGCCCCGAATCGGCGGTTCTTGAACGCGAAGAGATCGAATCCTTGCTCGGCCAGCGCCAATCGGCCAGAAAGGCCAGGGATTTTGCTTCCGCCGATCAAATTCGCAACCGTCTGGTCTCTGCCGGGGTCGAGATCATGGATGGCCAGGATCCGGCATGGGAATGGCGTCCCATGCTTGATTGA